From a single Carassius auratus strain Wakin chromosome 38, ASM336829v1, whole genome shotgun sequence genomic region:
- the btbd3b gene encoding BTB/POZ domain-containing protein 3 isoform X1, whose translation MVDSKGRNMKCLTFLLMLPESVKSKSSKSSKKGSPSSSSKLPPVCYEIVTLKTKKKKKMAAEIFPTKKPASATTVQQYQQQNLNNNNTIQCCNWQGLYSTIRERNAVMFNNELMADVHFVVGQSGGTQILPGHKYVLAVGSSVFHAMFYGELAEDKDEIRIPDVEPPAFLAMLKYIYCDEIDLSADTVLATLYAAKKYIVPHLARACVNFLETSLSAKNACILLSQSCLFEEPDLTQRCWEVIDAQAELALKSEGFCDIDAQTLESILSRETLNAKEIVVFEAALSWAEAECQRREINTTIDNKRKVLGQAVYLIRIPTMGLDDFANGAAQSGVLTLNETNDIFLWYTAAKKPELQFACQPRKGLTPQKCHRFQSCAYRSNQWRYRGRCDSIQFAVDKRVFIAGFGLYGSSCGSAEYTAKIELKRQGVVLGINLSKYFSDGSSNTFPVWFEYPVQIEPDTFYTASVVLDGNELSYFGQEGMTEVQCGKVTFQFQCSSDSTNGTGVQGGQIPELIFYA comes from the exons ATGGTGGATTCCAAGGGAAGGAACATGAAATGTCTGACGTTCTTGTTGATGCTTCCAGAGTCAGTTAAGAGCAAGTCCAGTAAAAGCTCCAAAAAGGGGAGTCCCAGCAGCTCGTCCAAGCTGCCCCCTGTGTGCTATGAGATTGTCACCTTGAaaaccaagaagaagaagaagatggcaGCAGAGATCTTCCCCACTAAGAAGCCGGCATCGGCCACCACGGTGCAGCAGTACCAGCAGCAGAacctgaacaacaacaacaccattcAATGCTGCAACTGGCAGGGTCTGTACTCCACGATCAGGGAGAG AAATGCTGTGATGTTCAATAATGAACTGATGGCTGACGTTCACTTTGTTGTCGGTCAGTCCGGAGGAACTCAGATTCTCCCGGGACACAAG TATGTCCTTGCTGTAGGTAGCTCGGTTTTCCATGCCATGTTTTATGGAGAGTTGGCAGAGGACAAGGATGAGATCCGTATCCCTGATGTAGAACCTCCAGCCTTTCTGGCTATGTTAAA GTACATTTACTGTGATGAAATTGACTTAAGTGCTGACACAGTACTGGCAACATTATACGCAGCCAAAAAGTACATAGTCCCGCACCTGGCTCGGGCTTGTGTCAACTTCTTGGAAACAAGTTTGAGTGCAAAGAATGCGTGTATTCTTCTATCTCAGAGCTGTCTGTTTGAAGAGCCAGACCTGACGCAACGCTGCTGGGAAGTTATTGATGCCCAGGCTGAGCTGGCTCTTAAATCCGAGGGCTTTTGTGACATTGACGCTCAGACCTTGGAGAGCATTCTCAGCCGGGAGACACTGAACGCTAAGGAGATTGTAGTGTTTGAAGCAGCACTAAGCTGGGCGGAGGCTGAATGTCAGCGGAGGGAGATAAACACAACTATCGACAACAAACGCAAGGTATTGGGCCAAGCCGTCTACCTGATCCGTATACCAACCATGGGTCTTGATGATTTCGCAAATGGTGCTGCGCAATCAGGAGTGTTAACGCTAAACGAGACCAATGATATTTTCTTATGGTACACGGCGGCTAAAAAACCCGAGCTGCAGTTTGCCTGCCAACCTCGCAAGGGATTGACACCACAAAAGTGCCATCGCTTCCAGTCGTGCGCCTACCGCAGCAACCAGTGGCGTTATCGCGGACGCTGTGACAGCATTCAGTTTGCTGTAGATAAGCGAGTGTTTATCGCGGGTTTCGGGCTTTACGGTTCAAGCTGTGGATCTGCGGAGTACACTGCCAAGATCGAGCTGAAACGGCAAGGAGTCGTTCTGGGAATCAATCTTAGCAAGTACTTTTCAGATGGATCCAGCAACACCTTCCCAGTTTGGTTCGAGTATCCAGTTCAGATCGAGCCTGACACTTTCTATACAGCCAGCGTGGTTCTGGACGGAAATGAACTGAGTTATTTCGGGCAAGAGGGTATGACGGAAGTTCAGTGTGGGAAGGTGACCTTCCAGTTTCAGTGCTCTTCGGACAGTACCAACGGCACAGGAGTGCAAGGCGGACAAATTCCAGAGCTCATTTTCTATGCCTAA
- the btbd3b gene encoding BTB/POZ domain-containing protein 3 isoform X2, whose amino-acid sequence MAAEIFPTKKPASATTVQQYQQQNLNNNNTIQCCNWQGLYSTIRERNAVMFNNELMADVHFVVGQSGGTQILPGHKYVLAVGSSVFHAMFYGELAEDKDEIRIPDVEPPAFLAMLKYIYCDEIDLSADTVLATLYAAKKYIVPHLARACVNFLETSLSAKNACILLSQSCLFEEPDLTQRCWEVIDAQAELALKSEGFCDIDAQTLESILSRETLNAKEIVVFEAALSWAEAECQRREINTTIDNKRKVLGQAVYLIRIPTMGLDDFANGAAQSGVLTLNETNDIFLWYTAAKKPELQFACQPRKGLTPQKCHRFQSCAYRSNQWRYRGRCDSIQFAVDKRVFIAGFGLYGSSCGSAEYTAKIELKRQGVVLGINLSKYFSDGSSNTFPVWFEYPVQIEPDTFYTASVVLDGNELSYFGQEGMTEVQCGKVTFQFQCSSDSTNGTGVQGGQIPELIFYA is encoded by the exons atggcaGCAGAGATCTTCCCCACTAAGAAGCCGGCATCGGCCACCACGGTGCAGCAGTACCAGCAGCAGAacctgaacaacaacaacaccattcAATGCTGCAACTGGCAGGGTCTGTACTCCACGATCAGGGAGAG AAATGCTGTGATGTTCAATAATGAACTGATGGCTGACGTTCACTTTGTTGTCGGTCAGTCCGGAGGAACTCAGATTCTCCCGGGACACAAG TATGTCCTTGCTGTAGGTAGCTCGGTTTTCCATGCCATGTTTTATGGAGAGTTGGCAGAGGACAAGGATGAGATCCGTATCCCTGATGTAGAACCTCCAGCCTTTCTGGCTATGTTAAA GTACATTTACTGTGATGAAATTGACTTAAGTGCTGACACAGTACTGGCAACATTATACGCAGCCAAAAAGTACATAGTCCCGCACCTGGCTCGGGCTTGTGTCAACTTCTTGGAAACAAGTTTGAGTGCAAAGAATGCGTGTATTCTTCTATCTCAGAGCTGTCTGTTTGAAGAGCCAGACCTGACGCAACGCTGCTGGGAAGTTATTGATGCCCAGGCTGAGCTGGCTCTTAAATCCGAGGGCTTTTGTGACATTGACGCTCAGACCTTGGAGAGCATTCTCAGCCGGGAGACACTGAACGCTAAGGAGATTGTAGTGTTTGAAGCAGCACTAAGCTGGGCGGAGGCTGAATGTCAGCGGAGGGAGATAAACACAACTATCGACAACAAACGCAAGGTATTGGGCCAAGCCGTCTACCTGATCCGTATACCAACCATGGGTCTTGATGATTTCGCAAATGGTGCTGCGCAATCAGGAGTGTTAACGCTAAACGAGACCAATGATATTTTCTTATGGTACACGGCGGCTAAAAAACCCGAGCTGCAGTTTGCCTGCCAACCTCGCAAGGGATTGACACCACAAAAGTGCCATCGCTTCCAGTCGTGCGCCTACCGCAGCAACCAGTGGCGTTATCGCGGACGCTGTGACAGCATTCAGTTTGCTGTAGATAAGCGAGTGTTTATCGCGGGTTTCGGGCTTTACGGTTCAAGCTGTGGATCTGCGGAGTACACTGCCAAGATCGAGCTGAAACGGCAAGGAGTCGTTCTGGGAATCAATCTTAGCAAGTACTTTTCAGATGGATCCAGCAACACCTTCCCAGTTTGGTTCGAGTATCCAGTTCAGATCGAGCCTGACACTTTCTATACAGCCAGCGTGGTTCTGGACGGAAATGAACTGAGTTATTTCGGGCAAGAGGGTATGACGGAAGTTCAGTGTGGGAAGGTGACCTTCCAGTTTCAGTGCTCTTCGGACAGTACCAACGGCACAGGAGTGCAAGGCGGACAAATTCCAGAGCTCATTTTCTATGCCTAA
- the btbd3b gene encoding BTB/POZ domain-containing protein 3 isoform X3 encodes MFYGELAEDKDEIRIPDVEPPAFLAMLKYIYCDEIDLSADTVLATLYAAKKYIVPHLARACVNFLETSLSAKNACILLSQSCLFEEPDLTQRCWEVIDAQAELALKSEGFCDIDAQTLESILSRETLNAKEIVVFEAALSWAEAECQRREINTTIDNKRKVLGQAVYLIRIPTMGLDDFANGAAQSGVLTLNETNDIFLWYTAAKKPELQFACQPRKGLTPQKCHRFQSCAYRSNQWRYRGRCDSIQFAVDKRVFIAGFGLYGSSCGSAEYTAKIELKRQGVVLGINLSKYFSDGSSNTFPVWFEYPVQIEPDTFYTASVVLDGNELSYFGQEGMTEVQCGKVTFQFQCSSDSTNGTGVQGGQIPELIFYA; translated from the exons ATGTTTTATGGAGAGTTGGCAGAGGACAAGGATGAGATCCGTATCCCTGATGTAGAACCTCCAGCCTTTCTGGCTATGTTAAA GTACATTTACTGTGATGAAATTGACTTAAGTGCTGACACAGTACTGGCAACATTATACGCAGCCAAAAAGTACATAGTCCCGCACCTGGCTCGGGCTTGTGTCAACTTCTTGGAAACAAGTTTGAGTGCAAAGAATGCGTGTATTCTTCTATCTCAGAGCTGTCTGTTTGAAGAGCCAGACCTGACGCAACGCTGCTGGGAAGTTATTGATGCCCAGGCTGAGCTGGCTCTTAAATCCGAGGGCTTTTGTGACATTGACGCTCAGACCTTGGAGAGCATTCTCAGCCGGGAGACACTGAACGCTAAGGAGATTGTAGTGTTTGAAGCAGCACTAAGCTGGGCGGAGGCTGAATGTCAGCGGAGGGAGATAAACACAACTATCGACAACAAACGCAAGGTATTGGGCCAAGCCGTCTACCTGATCCGTATACCAACCATGGGTCTTGATGATTTCGCAAATGGTGCTGCGCAATCAGGAGTGTTAACGCTAAACGAGACCAATGATATTTTCTTATGGTACACGGCGGCTAAAAAACCCGAGCTGCAGTTTGCCTGCCAACCTCGCAAGGGATTGACACCACAAAAGTGCCATCGCTTCCAGTCGTGCGCCTACCGCAGCAACCAGTGGCGTTATCGCGGACGCTGTGACAGCATTCAGTTTGCTGTAGATAAGCGAGTGTTTATCGCGGGTTTCGGGCTTTACGGTTCAAGCTGTGGATCTGCGGAGTACACTGCCAAGATCGAGCTGAAACGGCAAGGAGTCGTTCTGGGAATCAATCTTAGCAAGTACTTTTCAGATGGATCCAGCAACACCTTCCCAGTTTGGTTCGAGTATCCAGTTCAGATCGAGCCTGACACTTTCTATACAGCCAGCGTGGTTCTGGACGGAAATGAACTGAGTTATTTCGGGCAAGAGGGTATGACGGAAGTTCAGTGTGGGAAGGTGACCTTCCAGTTTCAGTGCTCTTCGGACAGTACCAACGGCACAGGAGTGCAAGGCGGACAAATTCCAGAGCTCATTTTCTATGCCTAA